The following are encoded in a window of Vigna unguiculata cultivar IT97K-499-35 chromosome 8, ASM411807v1, whole genome shotgun sequence genomic DNA:
- the LOC114193700 gene encoding cytochrome P450 90A1-like → MASFITPLILLFISAIFLFLHRRSRYRRLRLRLPPGTLGLPFAGETLQLISAYKTDNPEPFIDHRVHRYGPIFTTHVFGEPTVFSADPETNRFILLNEGKLFECSYPGSISNLLGKHSLLLMKGSLHKRMHSLTMSFANSSIIKNHLLVDIDRLIRLNLDSWSDRVFLMEEAKKITFELTVKQLMSFDPGEWTETLRKEYVLVIEGFFTLPLPLFSTTYRRAIKARTKVAEALTLIVRERRKESVKEEKKNDMLGALLASGNNFSDEEIVDFMLALLVAGYETTSTIMTLAVKFLTETPLALAQLKEEHDHIRAKKSHPEEPLEWTDYKSMAFTQCVVNETLRVANIIGGIFRRAMTDINIKGYTIPKGWRVFASFRAVHLNPDHYKDARTFNPWRWQSKSEATSPGNVYTPFGGGPRLCPGYELARVVLSVFLHRIVTRYSWFPAEEDKLVFFPTTRTQKRYPIIVKRREEWKRKAKEEE, encoded by the exons ATGGCATCTTTCATCACACCACTCATCCTTCTCTTCATCTCCGCCATCTTCCTTTTCCTCCACCGCCGATCCCGATACCGCCGCCTCCGCCTCCGCCTCCCTCCGGGCACCCTCGGCCTCCCCTTCGCCGGAGAGACCCTCCAGCTCATATCAGCCTACAAGACCGACAACCCCGAACCATTCATCGACCACCGCGTCCACCGCTACGGCCCAATCTTTACCACCCACGTCTTTGGCGAACCCACCGTCTTCTCCGCAGACCCGGAGACCAACCGCTTCATTCTTCTCAACGAAGGGAAACTCTTCGAATGCAGCTACCCCGGTTCCATATCCAACCTCCTCGGAAAACACTCTCTTCTTCTCATGAAGGGCTCTCTCCACAAGAGAATGCACTCCCTCACCATGAGTTTCGCCAACTCTTCCATCATCAAGAATCACTTGCTCGTTGACATAGACCGTCTCATCCGGCTCAACCTCGATTCCTGGTCCGACCGGGTTTTTCTCATGGAAGAAGCCAAAAAG ATAACGTTTGAGTTGACAGTGAAACAGTTGATGAGCTTTGATCCAGGTGAATGGACTGAGACTCTAAGGAAAGAGTACGTTCTTGTCATCGAAGGATTTTTCACTCTTCCATTGCCTCTCTTTTCAACCACCTACCGCAGAGCCATCAAG GCGAGGACGAAGGTGGCAGAGGCATTAACGTTGATAGTGAgggagagaagaaaagaaagcgTAAAGGAGGAGAAAAAGAATGACATGCTAGGGGCATTGTTGGCCTCCGGCAACAACTTTTCCGACGAGGAAATAGTGGATTTTATGTTGGCTTTGCTCGTCGCCGGTTACGAAACCACCTCCACCATAATGACTCTTGCCGTCAAGTTCCTCACGGAGACTCCTCTAGCATTGGCACAACTCAAG GAAGAGCATGATCATATCAGAGCCAAAAAGAGTCACCCAGAGGAACCACTGGAGTGGACGGATTACAAGTCAATGGCGTTTACTCAATGC GTTGTGAATGAGACTTTGAGGGTTGCAAACATTATTGGTGGAATATTTAGAAGAGCAATGACAGACATAAACATAAAAG GTTACACTATTCCAAAGGGATGGAGGGTCTTTGCTTCATTTCGTGCTGTACATCTAAACCCTGATCACTACAAAGATGCGCGAACCTTCAATCCATGGAGATGGCAG AGTAAATCAGAAGCAACAAGCCCTGGGAATGTATATACCCCTTTTGGAGGAGGGCCACGTCTTTGCCCTGGTTATGAACTTGCCAGAGTGGTTCTCTCTGTGTTCCTTCACCGTATTGTAACCCGTTACAG TTGGTTTCCTGCAGAAGAAGACAAGTTGGTGTTTTTCCCAACCACTAGGACGCAGAAGAGGTATCCTATCATAGTGAAGCGTAGAGAGGAGTGGAAAAGGAAGgccaaagaagaagaatga
- the LOC114195354 gene encoding mucin-5AC-like — MNRSFIAPESKMQDAFKLRQQQLGALRSSVRAKERDEELALFLEMRSREKAERGDLMLRAAEDFDGAAALGSNPDNSPLFHVPSSMAALVRKTGADDFLNSDNDKNDYDWLLTPPGTPLFPSLEMESTKTVMSQLGAPTLRPTSLKTRLSNPPSEHTGRSNFVSKQPASSPGLTSSGGGLRRPSSSGSLSELAGRSNLVSKQPASSPGLSSSVGGTRRSSSSGNLGARSVTPTGRPTLTTVSKSSRPSTPTSRTTMPSTRAMVATTKTSVSSAKPMVSAAKAAVSVAKTSTVPAAKTTIPSRSSTPLSRSTTRSSTPTTRTTLPASRPTSRASTPTRRPTTPSNVPTVSSPSVKTSSISKSAPVRQPITSPGTSPTVKSSPRPWKPSDMPGFSLDAPPNLRTTLPERALSTTRGRPGAPSSRSASVEPPSIGRPRRQSCSPSRGRSSNGISHPTGSSMPAVNRGYSRANDNVSPVVMGTKMVERVVNMRKLAPPRLDDRNSSHNLSGKSSSSPDTSGFGRSLSKKSLDMAIRHMDIRRRVPGNLRSSLMTNIPASSMYSVRSGPQRSRTVSISGSPHATSSNASSEVSVNPNGLCLDISEIDDDIGSERSGQSPASVRGR; from the exons ATGAATCGGAGCTTCATAGCGCCGGAGTCCAAAATGCAAGACGCCTTCAAGCTCAGGCAACAGCAATTGGGGGCTCTCAGGTCCTCTGTGCGCGCCAAGGAGAGGGACGAGGAGCTCGCGTTGTTCCTGGAAATGAGGAGCCGCGAGAAGGCGGAGCGTGGCGATCTCATGCTTCGCGCCGCGGAGGATTTTGACGGCGCAGCCGCGTTGG GCTCAAATCCAGACAATTCTCCCTTGTTTCACGTTCCGTCTTCCATGGCGGCGCTGGTACGAAAGACTGGTGCTGATGATTTTCTCAATTCGGACAATGATAAGAATGATTATGACTG GCTTTTAACCCCACCTGGGACTCCCCTTTTTCCTTCTTTGGAGATGGAATCAACAAAAACTGTTATGAGTCAGCTTGGGGCTCCAACTTTACGCCCCACATCATTAAAAACTAGA TTGTCAAATCCTCCGTCAGAACATACTGGAAGGAGCAACTTTGTATCTAAACAACCAGCCTCCTCCCCTGGGTTGACCTCTTCAGGTGGTGGACTTAGAAGGCCCTCATCATCAGGAAGCTTGTCAGAACTAGCTGGAAGAAGCAACTTAGTATCTAAACAACCAGCCTCTTCCCCGGGGTTGAGTTCTTCAGTTGGGGGAACTAGGAGGTCCTCATCATCAGGGAATCTGGGAGCTAGATCTGTAACTCCTACTGGACGACCTACATTGACCACAGTTTCAAAATCATCTAGACCTTCGACACCCACTTCTCGGACAACCATGCCATCAACTAGGGCAATGGTAGCAACCACCAAGACCTCAGTTTCCTCAGCCAAGCCCATGGTTTCTGCTGCTAAGGCTGCAGTTTCTGTTGCTAAAACTTCTACAGTACCTGCTGCTAAAACCACAATTCCATCTAGATCCTCTACACCTTTGTCAAGATCTACTACAAGATCTTCAACACCAACAACCAGAACTACCTTACCTGCATCGAGGCCTACTTCAAGGGCATCAACCCCAACTAGGCGGCCAACAACACCGTCTAATGTACCCACTGTATCTTCTCCGTCTGTAAAAACTTCTTCTATCTCCAAGTCGGCTCCTGTGAGGCAGCCAATAACATCACCTGGTACTTCACCAACTGTGAAGTCAAGCCCAAGACCATGGAAGCCATCTGATATGCCTGGTTTTTCACTTGATGCGCCACCCAATTTGAGGACAACGCTTCCAGAAAGGGCACTCTCAACAACTAGGGGTAGGCCTGGAGCACCCAGTTCACGATCCGCTTCTGTTGAGCCTCCTTCTATTGGTAGACCAAGGCGGCAATCGTGCTCTCCGTCCAGAGGACGTTCCTCCAACGGCATTTCTCATCCAACTGGAAGCTCTATGCCGGCAGTTAATCGTGGGTACTCCAGAGCAAATGACAATGTCAGTCCTGTTGTAATGGGCACCAAAATGGTTGAGAGGGTAGTAAATATGCGGAAATTGGCACCACCAAGGCTGGATGACAGGAACTCTTCCCATAATCTTTCTGGCAAATCATCTTCATCACCGGATACCTCTGGTTTTGGAAGGTCACTCTCGAAGAAATCCTTGGATATGGCAATAAGGCATATG GATATAAGGCGAAGGGTTCCAGGCAATTTACGGTCATCATTGATGACGAACATTCCAGCATCTTCAATGTATAGTGTGAGGTCTGGTCCTCAGCGTAGCCGCACTGTTAGTATCTCTGGCTCTCCTCATGCCACTAGCAGTAATGCTAGTTCTGAAGTGAGTGTAAACCCAAATGGGCTTTGCTTAGATATTAGTGAAATAGACGATGATATTGGCAGTGAAAGAAGTGGTCAATCTCCTGCCAGTGTGCGGGGTAGGTAA
- the LOC114193904 gene encoding receptor kinase-like protein Xa21, with amino-acid sequence MFLLSVVSQSLVYMMPPTVALSLSSESDKLALLALKHKLTNGVANALPSWNNSLHFCEWQGVTCGHRHMRVSVLHLQNQNWGGTLGPSLGNLTFLTTLILSNINLHGEIPTQIGRLKSLQLLDLSHNSLNGQIPVHLSNCSKLEVINLLYNKLTGKVPSWFGSGSMTRLNKLLLGANDLVGTIPAYLGNLSSLQNITVARNHLVGNIPDVLGRLSNLKELNLGLNNLSGVVPDSLYNLSNIQTFVLGVNRLSGTLSSKMQLAFPNLRAFFVGDNQLNGAFPSSISNITGLQRFDISLNGFSGPIPPTLGSLNKLETFSIFDNRFGSGSAQDLDFLSSLTNCTRLKILLLGWNEFCGVLPDLIGNFSTNLTSLSMECNQITGTIPERIGQLIGLTNFVVINNYLEGSIPDSIGKLKNLVRLALQENKLSGHIPTAIGNLTMLSEFYLHTNKFQGSIPLSLKHCTRMQSFGVSTNNLSGDIPDQIFGNLEGLINLDLSNNSFTGSIPLEFGNLKHLSVLYLHENKLSGEIPPELGACSALTELMLQGNFFPGSIPSFLGSLGSLEILDLSNNNFSSTIPVELQNLTFLHALNLSFNHLYGEVPIGGVFNNVTAISLIGNKDLCGGIPQLKLPACSRTLSKKHNWSFRNKLILIIVIGVGGVLMSSIISITIYYFRKKPKLLCPSRSLQNMHLKVSYEELHEATDGFSSSNLVGAGSFGSVYRGSLLHFEKSIAVKVLNLEARGASKSFTSECKALEKIKHRNVLKILTYFSGVDYNGDDFKAIVFEFMLNGSVESLLHSDEKLNSINLNPNLQLRLNIALDVANALDHLHHGSEKTIIHCDIKPSNVLLDDDAVAHLGDFGLARLLNMFTGHASRDQVSSSAAIKGTIGYVPPEYGAGGRVSEKGDIYSYGILVLEMLTGKRPTDEMFGEGLSLHKFCQMAIPERILEIVDSRLLLPFGVMETNIRECFASFARIGVACSAELPVQRLAIKDAIMELNAIKHKLSY; translated from the exons ATGTTTCTTCTCAGTGTTGTTTCACAGAGCTTAGTGTACATGATGCCACCTACAGTTGCTCTCTCTTTGAGTTCAGAGAGTGACAAGCTGGCTTTACTTGCTTTGAAGCATAAGCTTACCAATGGAGTCGCCAATGCTCTTCCATCATGGAACAACTCTCTGCATTTCTGTGAGTGGCAGGGTGTTACATGCGGACATCGCCATATGAGAGTCTCTGTCTTGCACTTGCAAAATCAAAACTGGGGTGGCACTCTTGGACCATCTTTGGGAAATCTAACCTTCCTCACAACCCTCATTCTTTCCAACATCAACTTGCATGGGGAAATTCCCACACAAATTGGTCGACTAAAGAGTTTGCAGCTTCTTGACTTGAGCCACAACAGTCTAAATGGTCAGATTCCTGTGCACCTTTCTAACTGCTCTAAACTTGAGGTCATTAACTTGTTGTACAATAAACTCACTGGAAAAGTTCCCTCATGGTTTGGAAGTGGATCCATGACACGACTAAATAAGTTGCTTCTTGGTGCCAATGATCTAGTTGGTACTATCCCAGCTTACTTGGGGAATCTTTCATCCCTCCAAAATATCACAGTTGCGAGAAACCATTTGGTGGGAAATATACCAGATGTTTTGGGTCGGTTATCAAATTTGAAAGAGCTGAATCTTGGTTTAAATAATTTGTCGGGAGTAGTGCCTGATTCTCTTTATAACCTTTCCAATATTCAAACTTTTGTTCTCGGGGTAAACCGGTTATCTGGTACTCTTTCATCAAAAATGCAACTTGCTTTTCCAAACCTTAGAGCATTCTTTGTTGGAGATAATCAGTTGAATGGAGCTTTCCCGTCTTCAATATCCAACATCACCGGATTGCAAAGGTTTGATATCTCCTTAAATGGTTTTAGTGGGCCAATTCCTCCCACTTTGGGAAGCTTAAACAAACTCGAGACGTTTAGCATTTTTGATAATAGATTTGGAAGTGGGAGCGCTCAAGATTTAGATTTCCTTTCCTCTTTAACCAATTGTACTCGATTGAAGATACTTCTTTTGGGTTGGAATGAATTTTGCGGTGTGTTGCCGGATCTTATTGGCAATTTTTCTACCAATCTCACTTCGCTCAGTATGGAGTGTAATCAAATAACTGGAACGATACCTGAACGAATTGGACAGCTAATCGGTTTAACTAACTTCGTCGTGATTAATAATTATCTTGAGGGAAGCATTCCAGATTCAATTGGAAAGCTTAAAAATCTAGTAAGATTGGCCCTGCAAGAAAACAAACTGTCTGGTCATATTCCTACCGCCATTGGCAATCTTACTATGTTGTCTGAATTTTATCTGCACACCAATAAATTCCAAGGAAGCATTCCATTAAGCCTCAAACACTGCACACGCATGCAGTCATTTGGTGTTTCCACCAACAACTTGAGTGGAGATATCCCTGATCAAATATTTGGCAATCTAGAAGGTTTGATAAATCTTGACTTATCAAACAACTCTTTCACTGGTTCCATCCCTTTAGAATTTGGAAACTTGAAGCACCTTTCCGTATTATATCTACACGAAAACAAGTTGTCTGGTGAAATTCCCCCAGAACTTGGAGCTTGTTCGGCCTTAACAGAACTCATGCTGCAGGGAAACTTCTTCCCGGGAAGCATACCTTCGTTCTTGGGCTCTTTAGGATCCTTGGAAATCCTAGACCTTTCTAACAACAACTTCTCAAGCACAATCCCTGTTGAACTACAAAATCTGACTTTTTTGCATGCTTTGAACTTGTCTTTTAACCATCTTTATGGTGAGGTTCCCATAGGAGGCGTCTTTAATAATGTTACTGCAATTTCACTCATTGGAAATAAGGATCTCTGTGGGGGAATACCTCAACTGAAGCTCCCTGCATGCTCTAGGACTCTCTCAAAGAAACACAACTGGTCTTTTCGAAACAAACTCATCCTCATCATTGTAATTGGAGTTGGAGGGGTTTTGATGAGTTCCATAATATCTATCACCATCTATTATTTCAGGAAAAAGCCCAAATTACTTTGTCCGTCACGGTCTCTGCAAAATATGCATTTGAAGGTTTCTTATGAAGAGCTGCATGAAGCAACCGATGGATTTTCTTCATCCAATTTAGTAGGTGCTGGAAGCTTTGGCTCTGTGTACCGAGGATCTCTTCTCcattttgaaaaatctattgCTGTGAAGGTGTTGAACCTTGAAGCTAGGGGGGCGTCAAAGAGTTTTACATCCGAATGCAAGGCTCTAGAAAAGATCAAGCACCGGAATGTACTTAAGATCCTAACTTATTTCTCAGGTGTTGATTATAACGGAGATGATTTCAAGGCTATAGTTTTTGAGTTCATGCTTAACGGGAGTGTAGAAAGTTTGCTGCACAGCGACGAAAAGCTCAATTCTATAAATCTCAATCCCAACCTTCAACTCAGGCTAAATATTGCTCTAGATGTTGCTAATGCATTGGATCATCTTCACCATGGTTCCGAGAAAACAATAATTCACTGTGATATTAAGCCAAGCAACGTTCTTCTTGATGATGACGCTGTTGCCCACTTAGGAGATTTTGGGTTAGCAAGGCTCCTCAATATGTTCACGGGACATGCAAGCAGAGATCAGGTTAGTTCGTCAGCAGCAATCAAAGGAACCATTGGATATGTTCCCCCAG AGTACGGGGCAGGTGGTCGAGTATCAGAAAAAGGTGATATTTACAGTTATGGAATTCTTGTGTTGGAGATGCTGACGGGGAAGAGACCAACGGATGAGATGTTTGGTGAGGGTTTAAGCCTACACAAATTCTGTCAGATGGCAATTCCTGAAAGAATTCTTGAGATAGTGGATTCACGTTTGCTTCTGCCATTTGGGGTCATGGAAACCAACATCAGAGAGTGTTTCGCTTCTTTTGCTAGGATTGGAGTTGCATGTTCTGCAGAATTGCCCGTTCAACGGTTGGCCATAAAAGATGCGATAATGGAGTTGAATGCAATCAAACACAAGTTGTCTTACTAG
- the LOC114195293 gene encoding protein yippee-like yields MGRLFVVHLEGKVYSCKHCRTHLALYEDIVSKSFHSRHGKAYLFSKVVNVSAGENEDRQMLTGMHTVADIFCVGCGSIVGWKYETAHEKSQKYKEGKSVLERYKVSGPDSCNYWVGHEAHGGSDADDA; encoded by the exons ATGGGGAGGTTGTTTGTGGTTCATCTCGAGGGGAAGGTCTATAGCTGCAAACACTGCCGTACCCATCTTGCTCTCTATGAAGACATCGTTTCCAAG TCTTTCCACAGCAGACATGGGAAAGCTTATCTCTTCAGTAAGGT CGTGAATGTTTCTGCTGGAGAAAACGAGGACAGACAGATGCTCACTGGGATGCATACTGTGGCTGACATTTTCTGTGTGGGGTGTGGATCAATTGTGGGTTGGAAATAT GAGACTGCTCATGAAAAAAGCCAGAAGTACAAGGAAGGAAAATCTGTACTTGAACG GTACAAGGTGTCAGGTCCTGATAGCTGCAATTATTGGGTCGGCCATGAAGCACATGGTGGAAGTGATGCAGATGACGCTTAG